Genomic window (Natronospira proteinivora):
GCTGGATGACGGTATCGTACTCGGCAATAATTCGGTCCTTGCCCAGGGCCTCGTGTTTGAGCTCCGGGAAGCAGTCCTCGCCGCCGGCAATCTCCACCAGCTCCGAGACCCAGCGAATGCCGGACAGCATGGGCTCATCCCATTCCTCGAAATAGACCCGGGGACGCCTGGGCAGGGCCGCCGCCTGGGTCCGAATCTGCTCCACCCCCGCGCGCAACTCCCCAATCAGGGCCTCGGCCTTGGACTGGCAGCCGATCATGCCCCCCAGCATGGCCATCATGCGGAAGATTTCCGCCACGCTGCGGTGGTTGAAGACATGCACCTCCACGCCCTGGCGAATCAGCTCGCTGGCGATATCGGCCTGGAGATCGGAAAAGCCCAGTACCAGATCGGGCTCCAGATCCAGGATCTTGCCGATCTTGGCGCTGAGAAAGGCGGAAACCTTGGGCTTTTCCTTACGCGCCTTGGCCGGGCGCACGGTGAAACCCGAGATGCCCACGATCCGCCAGTCTTCTTCCAGCAGATACAGGGTCTCGGTGGTTTCCTCGGTCAGACAAACAATACGTTGGGGATAATCGCTCATGG
Coding sequences:
- a CDS encoding cobalamin-binding protein, which gives rise to MSDYPQRIVCLTEETTETLYLLEEDWRIVGISGFTVRPAKARKEKPKVSAFLSAKIGKILDLEPDLVLGFSDLQADIASELIRQGVEVHVFNHRSVAEIFRMMAMLGGMIGCQSKAEALIGELRAGVEQIRTQAAALPRRPRVYFEEWDEPMLSGIRWVSELVEIAGGEDCFPELKHEALGKDRIIAEYDTVIQRQPDIIIGSWCGKKFRPEKVRERPGFEDIPAVRDGELHEIKSVDILQPGPAALTDGLRQLHEIIARWSRAQDS